A genomic stretch from Telopea speciosissima isolate NSW1024214 ecotype Mountain lineage chromosome 7, Tspe_v1, whole genome shotgun sequence includes:
- the LOC122669471 gene encoding uncharacterized protein At5g19025-like, producing MLHPLSSVTAMPTSSSSSPSQKPNKRHSSSTNPNSSASNTLLCKHSPSATLDILILILVLFSCTFLVTSYFSYIFQSLSQILPSLLVSHSAAFRESPFPYILGFLVFFTVAVVSVEICCSYRSRKCENPGCKGLKKAMEFDIQLQTEDCLKSSSKEIDNLPCKGGTEGNPDYECLRSELRRMAPPNGRAVLLFRARCGCPIAKMEAWGPKRGRRHKKALSNLALDGGGEQR from the exons ATGCTCCACCCTCTCTCTTCCGTCACCGCCATGCCCacctcttcatcatcttcaccTTCTCAGAAGCCTAACAAGAGACATTCTTCCTCCACAAACCCCAACAGCTCCGCCTCCAATACTCTTCTCTGCAAGCACTCACCTTCAGCGACCTTAGacattctcattctcatcttGGTCCTTTTCTCTTGCACCTTCCTCGTCACCTCCTACTTCTCTTACATTTTCCAATCCCTCTCCCAAATCCTTCCCTCTCTCTTGGTGTCCCACTCCGCTGCTTTCCGAGAGTCCCCTTTCCCCTACATTCTAGGGTTTCTTGTATTCTTTACCGTCGCCGTTGTCTCCGTTGAGATCTGTTGCAGTTACCGGTCGAGGAAATGCGAGAACCCTGGTTGCAAGGGGTTGAAGAAAGCAATGGAGTTCGATATTCAGTTGCAGACGGAAGATTGCTTGAAATCTTCATCCAAGGAGATCGATAATCTGCCTTGTAAAGGTGGGACAGAGGGGAATCCCGATTACGAGTGCCTGAGATCTGAGCTTAGAAGGATGGCACCCCCAAACGGACGGGCTGTGCTTCTTTTTCGAGCAAGGTGCGGCTGCCCCATCGCCAAGATGGAGGCTTGGGGTCCTAAGCGTGGTCGAAGGCACAAGAA GGCTTTGAGTAATCTGGCACTTGATGGAGGGGGTGAGCAGCGCTGA